A single window of Nocardia sp. NBC_01327 DNA harbors:
- a CDS encoding MarR family winged helix-turn-helix transcriptional regulator has product MPDAVDQITAAWREVRPDVDVSPMEIVARITRLAQILDRELIDFFRTHNLERWEFDVLATLRRSAGETGLTAGALNKAAMLTSGAITNRIDRLTTKGLVARIPDPTDRRAIRVNLTPEGRDLVDRLLPLHTANEQRLLAALTPTDRTQIVNLLRHLSESLGDTSLT; this is encoded by the coding sequence GTGCCCGACGCCGTAGACCAGATCACCGCCGCCTGGCGAGAAGTCCGCCCCGACGTGGACGTCTCCCCCATGGAGATCGTCGCTCGCATCACCCGCCTGGCCCAGATCCTCGACCGCGAGTTGATCGACTTCTTCCGCACCCACAACCTCGAACGCTGGGAATTCGACGTCCTCGCCACCCTCCGCCGCTCCGCCGGCGAAACCGGCCTCACCGCAGGCGCATTGAACAAAGCAGCCATGCTCACCTCCGGCGCCATCACCAACCGCATAGACCGCCTGACCACCAAGGGCCTGGTAGCCCGCATCCCCGACCCCACCGACCGCCGCGCCATCCGCGTCAACCTCACCCCGGAGGGCCGCGACCTAGTAGACCGCCTCCTCCCCCTCCACACAGCCAACGAACAACGCCTACTGGCAGCCCTGACCCCCACCGACCGCACCCAAATCGTGAACCTCCTCCGCCACCTCTCCGAATCCCTCGGCGACACCTCCCTCACCTGA